A genomic region of Glycine max cultivar Williams 82 chromosome 15, Glycine_max_v4.0, whole genome shotgun sequence contains the following coding sequences:
- the LOC100805842 gene encoding solanesyl diphosphate synthase 1, chloroplastic, which produces MMSVTGKGIDFAGKNLVSGCSSNASFDWYTVRNYAKANSNNSNGCGRGHGRKLVCCKRRSTQCRVSSMKTAQPTVNGGTHAIEGLTTGLDLKGYSEAPISPARFFEAVADDLLTLNKNLQSIVGAENPVLMSAAEQIFSAGGKRMRPALVFLVSRATAELLGLKELTVKHRRLAEIIEMIHTASLIHDDVLDESDLRRGKKTVHQMFGTRVAVLAGDFMFAQSSWYLANLENIEVIKLISQVIKDFASGEIKQASSLFDCDVQLDEYLIKSYYKTASLIAASTKGAAIFSGSDSSVTEKMYEYGKNLGLSFQVVDDILDFTQSAEQLGKPAGSDLAKGNLTAPVIFALEKEPKLRDIIESEFSEVGSLDEAINLVKSCGGIERAQELAKEKADLAIQSLQCLPQSVFRLALEDMVAYNLQRIA; this is translated from the exons ATGATGTCTGTCACAGGCAAAGGCATTGATTTTGCTGGCAAAAACTTGGTCTCTGGCTGCTCTTCAAATGCTTCGTTTGATTGGTACACTGTGAGGAACTATGCCAAGGCGAATAGTAATAATTCTAATGGGTGTGGCAGAGGCCATGGACGTAAATTGGTTTGTTGTAAGAGGAGGAGCACTCAATGTCGGGTTTCTTCTATGAAGACTGCACAGCCTACTGTGAATG GGGGGACTCATGCAATTGAAGGCCTTACCACAGGATTGGACTTGAAGGGTTATTCAGAAGCCCCCATTTCCCCAGCTAGGTTTTTTGAAGCGGTTGCCGATGATTTGCTAACTCTCAATAAAAATCTTCAGTCG ATTGTTGGAGCAGAAAATCCTGTTTTGATGTCTGCAGCTGAGCAGATTTTTAGTGCTGGTGGGAAGAGGATGAGACCAGCTCTGGTGTTCTTGGTGTCAAGGGCGACTGCAGAGTTACTTGGCTTGAA GGAACTTACTGTAAAGCATCGACGTTTAGCAGAGATAATTGAAATGATTCATACTGCAAGCTTGATACATGATGATGTACTAGATGAGAGTGACCTTCGACGAG GGAAGAAAACTGTTCATCAAATGTTTGGAACAAGAGTTGCAGTGCTGGCTGGAGACTTCATGTTTGCACAGTCATCATGGTATCTAGCCAACCTTGAAAATATTGAAGTCATTAAACTTATCAGCCAG GTGATCAAAGATTTTGCAAGTGGGGAAATAAAGCAGGCTTCGAGCTTGTTTGATTGTGATGTACAACTTGATGAGTATCTAATTAAGAGCTATTACAAGACAGCGTCGTTGATTGCTGCCAGCACAAAAGGAGCTGCGATCTTTAGTGGTTCTGACAGCAGTGTCACTGAGAAAATGTATGAATATGGAAAGAATCTTGGTCTATCCTTTCAAGTTGTGGATGACATATTGGATTTCACGCAATCAGCGGAGCAACTGGGAAAGCCTGCTGGCAGTGACCTTGCCAAGGGCAACCTGACTGCACCAGTGATTTTTGCACTGGAGAAAGAACCAAAATTGAGGGATATCATTGAGTCTGAATTCAGTGAGGTTGGTTCGCTTGACGAGGCCATCAATTTGGTCAAGAGTTGTGGGGGCATTGAAAGAGCACAAGAGTTAGCAAAAGAGAAAGCTGATCTTGCAATTCAAAGTCTCCAATGCCTACCTCAGAGTGTGTTTCGTTTAGCCCTTGAGGATATGGTGGCATATAACCTTCAACGGATTGCATAA